The Betaproteobacteria bacterium genome includes the window GCAGGCGGGCGAGCGCGGGCGTCAACCGCGCAACCGGCGTTGATCTGCGCGCGCCGGTCGCCGGCAACGAGCTCACCACGTCGGGCTCGAAGCGGCTCTTGTCTGCGCGATCGATCGCGCCGAACACGGCCGCGCGCACACCCCGTCGCACCATCGGCACCGAGATCACACGGCGCGCCGACGCACCGCACTCGGCGCATGTCACTGACTGCGGCGCCGTGCCCATCGGCAGGTGCACCTCGAACACGCCATCCCGATCGCACTGGTATTCGTAGATCGCCACGGCACGCCTCCTTCGAACGGACTGCGCGGATGCGAGCACGGTGCTTTCGCGGCCGCTCGCTGCTGGTCAGGTTTGAATCGTAGAAGCCGCCTGCACGAGCCGAATCCCTTGCATGGGGGAATCCGCTTCACCCGACCGGATGAAGTCGTTTTCACCTGATCGGGTGAGTCGGAATCGACCCGATTCCGCCACCAAAGTGAAGGCGCGACTAGCCGCAGGACGCAGGGCGCAGAGGAGAACGCAGGCGTGACGGCGACCGTGGTCAGTCGCTGGCGGCGCAGATGCGCGCGTGCAGATGGACGAGTTCCACCTGTCCGTGCGTGTTGGTCTTCTGGAAAATCTGCTTGAGGTGGCTGCGCACGGTGTTCTCGGAGACGTGCAGTTTCCTCGCCGTCTCCGTCAGCGAATGGCCGCTGACGATCATGACGCCGACGCGGGCCTGCGCAGGACTCAGCCCGAACTGCCTGACGAATGAGCAGGTGCGCAGGTCGTGATCGAGTCCGGGATTGGGCGCGGTGATGAGGACGAGCGCGGTGAACTCGCCGGAAGCGGCATCGAAGACGTCGCCTGCCGGATGCAGCGACACCATCGATGGATGTCTGCTGCACGGCACCGACAGCATCACTGCGCGTGTCGCGTCGCCTGCGGGCTGCACCGTCCGGGCGGCGGCGACATCACGGATCGCCTGTCGCAGCGTGGCGCGGTCTGCCGGCAGCGCCGCCGTCACCACCCCCGCGTCGAGGCAGAGGCCGACACTTTCCAGGGCTTGCGCCGTGGCGCTGCGGTTGCCGTGCAC containing:
- a CDS encoding zinc ribbon domain-containing protein, with protein sequence MAIYEYQCDRDGVFEVHLPMGTAPQSVTCAECGASARRVISVPMVRRGVRAAVFGAIDRADKSRFEPDVVSSLPATGARRSTPVARLTPALARLPRP